The Malaclemys terrapin pileata isolate rMalTer1 chromosome 2, rMalTer1.hap1, whole genome shotgun sequence nucleotide sequence TTGTGGAGCAAGATTTTGTTTGCTTGAGGTCGTTTCTAGAGGAAAGTGGCGGTGTCCCTGCAGGGAGCTCGCCGGGGGGAAAGCAGCTGATCCACGCTAGCtgtgctggtcagtttccccagGGAGACAGCCCTCGGCTGTACCGGTGTAAGGCTCCCATCGCTCCTGCGCTGTGGGGTTGTGCTGCTCTGAGGGCACCACCCCAGCTGACGCCTCAAGGCCTTGCCCTAAGCTAAGAGTCTGCCCAGCTGTCGGCCTCCGTTTATCTCTGTGCGAAAGCCCCAGCTCTTGTGTCAGGCTCGCCAGCGTCACGGCACCACGACGTGTCTCGGGAGGGCTTTCACTTCGCCCTGCTTCCCAAGAGCTGTGCTGCCTGCAGGCCCACTGAGGCTGCCAGGCCGCCCCTCCCTTCGCAGGGTCCCCCCGGGACGAGCACACCCACAGGACGCCTGGGCTGCTGGGGCCCTGATGTGGTTGCAACTGTAGTGTGGACAAGCCCAGAGATTTCCCCCTTGTGGCTCTGTAGCATCTCTGGGCCCGACAGATCGGGGAGTTTGCCCAGCAGCTGCTCACAGGTATGGGGAGGGATTGCTGGTGCAGGGACCCGTGAGTGGCAGCTTGCCTGTGCCTTAGCTCCCCTTGcaaaccccttccccaggggTCAGGGAGCCTGAGTGCGCCCCAGATGTAGGAGTCAGTCCCCCTGGATCTCCTGTAGTGACCCCCAGCTGTTGGGGCAGATCTTGGGGAGGCCTGTGGTTCTGTCTCACCCACTCTGATGCACAGAAGAAGGGCCTTCAAAGGCCATGCTGGTGCATGTGACAGTCCCTACAGGGTTAATCTGCTTTGGTAGGCAGCCGGTCCTGGCCCCAACCCCTCCTGGGGGAGATGAGGAAGGGCCTGTGGAGtggggggtctgtggggagcggggtctggcaGCTCTCCTCTGAGGAAGGGCTGGGCTATTGTCCCGTACCCGCCTTGGTGTTCCAGATGTGGCATCGTGCGGCCAGCCTGGGCGAGCCAGCTGTGTGATGTGCGCCAGCCAGGGGTCTGGCCTGTGGACTCCAGCCGCCGTGCGCTGGGCTGTAAATACTGCGCCTGGGTCTCTCGGAGGCACCCGCCCCCCTCCCTCGCAGGGAGTTGGGTGTTTGTCTGCGGGCTGCAGGGCCCGATCCTGGGAACCAGCAGGGCAGGTCCACCAAACAGCCCAGactcagcccctccacccccctccccaccagtgcaAAAGGCTCAGCTTTAGCCCCGGCTGGGTGGGCGATGGCAGATGGGACCCCGGGAGCCTGGCCCTGCCTTGGCCCTGGGGATGTGGGTAGATAGCGTGCTCCTGTGGCTAAGGAGCTTCGCTTCCTTTAGCACTGCAGAGAGGAACTGGGGCTGTGGGaactgtgtcccccccccccgcccctcctcccctcagttGCTTCCACTTTTAAAGGCTTGTTCCACCCCAAGTGTCAGCCATGCGCTGGCAGGGAGGGCCGGCCTCATCTAGGCAGGGACATTTGCCATCTGCTGTGCCCACCAGTGCTGTTAATCCCCCGGTGCCCAGGTGCCCAGACTGAGACTGGGGCCTCCGTGGGGCTGGGTGTTGCACGACCCTAAGCCAAAGAACGGGGAGGGACAGGAGCAAGCAGGCTGGCCCTGGCTGCCTCCTGGGGGGCTCAGCCTAGCCCAGGGCTGCTGGACATcctgctggggggaaggagggggctggtgtGTGGAATTTAAATTATTCAAGGCTCCCTGgggacatgctgctctgagcagccatCACAGGACTTGGCGCTTTCCCACCGGACTGTGCTggcaggcaggactcctgggttctattcccggctctgcctCTCTGGGTGACTTCAGGCAagtccctcccctgctctgggcctcggtttccccatgtgTGATGCGGGATCAGGATCCCGAGCCACTGGGATGAGCCCTGTTAGATCGGGGGGGCTGGTGTCAGTGTCAAGGGTTCTGAGCTTCACAAAGAGATTCACACGGTGGCCTGGCAGAtcaggggctggactgggcctcaGGAGAGCCAGgtgaattcctggctctgcacagaTGCTGGTCCAGTCATTGAATtgttctgggcctcagtttccccatttgtgaaagAGGGATAACGGCCCTTTGTCTCTATTCTCAGATGAGGCTCTCggctcttgggggcagggggtgtctctGGCTGTGTCTGGCCAGCACCTGTATGGTGGGCTGcccatctcagctggggcctctaccTGCTACCGTAATACCCCTAATAAAGCAACATCCCCAGTGCCCGCCCGAGATCGGTGGGTTGGGgtttgctgccagcctgggggtcTGTTTGACCTGGTTGTGAGCCGAGCAGGGACGATGGGACTGACCGAGAGCAGGGTGGAGAAAGACCCTGCCTGACAAAGGGGGTTCTGCCCACTGGCTGCACCCACTCCCTGGGGAGCATAGCCCCCCGCACATGGGGGTTTATCTGTTGTTCTGCCccactgcagggagtggggaaaggCGGCTTGTTCTGCCCCTCAGGCTGCCGGGGgccctgctgctcagggcaggtcgTGCCCCTTCCCGTCCCCTGGGCTGCGAGGGGCTGGTGCTGCTCCGCTGGGAGGACACCCcagggtgggggctgcagggcagggagtctccAAGGAGCCAAGCACCTGCAGTAGCCTGGAAAGTCACACCCCAGGCTCCCCAAGAaatacagcccctcctccccccaaactgaTTCCCTCATTGGTATGTgggcctctgaacccacctgcctGTGTCAGCACGGGCTCAGCACATGCCACTAGCCCTGCATTTCCTCTGCTCCAAAACCCCCTTCGATCCTCCTGTCTCAGCCCCCGCTGCGATCCGCCCCAGATCTGCCTTGCCGCCTAACGGGCTATTGCCACTGCATGGAGAGGGGTGTTTATTCCAGTCACACCTAGAAACCCtgcccgagatcagggccccgtgggGCCGGGCGCTGGCCAGACCCcgcctgagatcagggcccccttgtACCGGGTGTTGCCCAGACTCcgcctgagatcagggccccgtcgtgccgggtgctgcccagatcCCCAGAGACTctccttgccccagagagcttggTCTGACTGGATGGAAGGAGGAAGGATCCCATTGCAGGTTGGGTGCTGAGGCCCAGCCAGATGCAGTGACTGGTCTGTGGTCACGTGGGGGAtccacagcagagccaggaactgaacccatcTTGTAGGGCCCCCGGTCCAGCCCACGCTGGCAGCGCTGGGAATTCCCTACCCTGGTGACTTGTTTTTCCAGCTCTCGCTGCCTCCAGGCATCAATCAAAGGAGCCCAGAACAAACAATAGTGACATGGCTGATTCCCGTAAACCCTCCCTCCCCGGCCCAGAGACTGGGAcgtgctccagcagccagacgTCCCGACACCTCGGTCCCCCACAGGAAATGTCCCCTGGCCCAGTGCTGGCGCCAGGCCATGGCCTATGAGAAAGGCTGGGACCAAATTAGCATGGGGTGTCTCGGCGCcccggggcaggggtgggcaggaggaaCCCTGAGCATTGTCCTCAGCTGAGCAGAgcgggcagggagagagagagaggctggggggggggaaatgaggacTGGGTTGGGGACAGCCATGGCTGGGGCGAAGGGAGGGGGGCACTGTCCCTGAGCTAATCCCACAGCATGGGCAAATGCAACCCCAAttccagcccccacaccccaaccctcgcacacccagtccctgccctccgcaccccaacccctgcacacAGTACCCCAACCCCCGCATGCCCAGTCCCtgcgcaccccaacccccgcacTCTGTACCCCAACTCCTAACCCCCCAATTCCTGccctccgcaccccaacccctgcatcctgtaccccaactcctaACCCCCAATCCCTGtgctccacaccccatcccctgCATGGCATACCCCAACTccgcacccccacaccccaacctccgcACTCCGTACCCAACTCCTAACCCCCCTGTCCCTGCCCTCCGCACCCCAAGCCCCGCAtgctgcaccccaatcccagTGCCCAGTGAGAGGGATATGttagcccagcccccccacagtgagatggggagaaagggggggctggctggggggcaggagacagCCCCATGCCTGTTCTCCTTGGGGGGCTACGCAGCAGGTGCTAGGAGATGGGCACCTGTGGGGAGCTATGAGCTGGGAGTTTTCCAGCTCGGGGaccagggggctgagagcagcagggTCCTTTGTGTGGTGTCATCTTCAACATCCGTTACTGAGCCTTTGAGGGGCTGCGGACATGTGCATTGGCCATGCTGGGAGGAGTGGGATCTGTTGggtagagcgggggtggggcagggagccagtACTCTTGGGTTCTAGCCccacctctgggaggggagaggggtgcagtaatcacagcagtggggctgggcacACAGATCCTACCCTGCTCCATGCAGCAGAGCGCTCCCTGACTGCAAGGGGACAGCGCCCCATCCTGAGCCCCAcagcctgctccctgcagtaTGCTGTGCATTTCCGTGAAAGTCTCGCCTCCGAAGCCCAGCTGTTGCTGGTTGCGCTGAGATCTTAGCTTCCGGCCCCGCATCCTGCAATCGTTGAAGGATTTTTCCTCCACTGTTCCCCTTTCCTGCTGGAGTTGGCTCAGTGCACTTGTCCCACCCAGCGATCAGAGACTGGCTCAGGCGTCTCCACCCTTTGATTGGGGTCTGGTCTGATTCCTTTTACCTCTTTGTGGAAAGAATATTTCCCTGGGGGATTTGAATCCCGCCAGCCCAGGAGCCAGGAACATCGCTCCAGGAATTGTGGAGGTCAGAGGGCATCCGCTTGTCTGCTCCAAGAATTTATCCTTGTGGTTATTTCctgctctggccacccagtcCTCCATGAGTAACCCACACAGGATGTGCCAGAGAGAGTGTGCTCTGATCAGCACCTCTCAGCCAGGGGCTGCACCCTCCCCAGCACAGAGCAAATGAGGCCTCTTGGGCATGATGTGTCTCGAAGTTAAGGAGAAATGAATCAAGAAAGAACATAAGTAAAGTATCCACAGACACAATCCTGCTGTGGTCTCTGCAGCTGGCATGGCCCTGAGGGATCtgaaggtgcagggcacaagaGACCAAAGGCAGAGCTAAATACAATATGCTGCCctatggggaggagggagccctCCCCCGCCTACTCCTGGGCTTTCAAAATCATTTCCTCCATGGACCACAAGGGAAGGCTGGGCTGGTTCCTAAGCCCACTGTACGAACTGGTCCCCGGACCAGCTGCTGTTGTGCCTGGGATTAACCCATCTGTTCCCAAACTGTGGATCAAAGGGTGCCGGGGGGGTTGTGGGTCTCCAGCTACGGAGGGGCAGATGGGCCAAGGCCGAGTGGCACTGTGACCATGTGCGCCAGGTCGTGACGcccggagtggggagctgccactgCCTGGGTGAGTGCAGAGTGGGATCTTCCCGCAGCCCAGAGGAGTAAGAGATGAGCCCAGGGGGCACAGCTTGGCAAAATTCAGGAAACAGTGAGTTAAGCCTTAGAACAAGTGAGCTCCCCTTAGCCCCCAGGACCTGCTCCTGCCGTCCTGAAGGCCAAAAGGGGCCCCCAATGTGACATTGGGTTCACACCACCAATCCTCCCAGCAGCTGGCCCAGACGGCTGAAGCCAGCCTTCCTGTGTTTAACCCTGTCCTCCCCAcaggtggaggagaagctggagcaATGCCAGAAGGAGACAGAGGAGGTGACTCAGATTATGCTGGTCAACTATTCCAAGGTGCTGGACCGGGAGGCCAAGCTCAGCACCCTGGATGACAGAGCAGATGAGCTCCGCAACATGGTACgctgggggggtgaggagagggagcaattggggagggggggggcttgCTTGTGCACCATCACTTTCCTGGGGGAACGAATCCAAGACCCACAGGTGTGCAAATGGGCTCCCAGTGCAGGGCCAAAAGGAGAATTCCCGTTAGCAATACGGGCCCCATGACACACAGCTGCCTGTTCCGActctggccagcagggggcaatAATGAAACCGGCGTTACAAGTGGCAGCCATACAGGGATTGAGCGGAGGGAAGCTGAAGCCTGGGGCGAGTTCCTTGGGCctgggggcgggtccccagccaCCCCTTGACAACTCTTGCTTTGTTTCCTCCTAGAGCTCTACCTTTAGCAGGACGACGAAGACGGTGGCGCAGAAGAAGCGCTGGgagaacaggaagtataagatATTCCTGGCGGTGGTAGTGGTGGTCGTGGTGTTGATCATCCTGGCCGTGGTTCTATGGCTGTCGCTGCGCGGGGCCGGGAACCAGGCCGCTGAGAACCGGGCCTCCGGGAACCAGGCCACCAAGAGCCAGGTCACCATCACGCAGGCTGACTGAGGGAAGGAGACAACCCAGTGCCCTCTCTGCTAGGGATGCAGGTGCCCTGGGCTCAGCGCAATATGGACATCGTGCGCATGGAGACTGCAGGGGCTGCCATTGGAGCTGGGGCTTTTCTTTAGCTATTTGGAAAGGCCCCTTTGCAGATGGGTCACAACACTGGGAAACAGTATCGACAGTCCAGCTCCAGGGAGCaacccttctgcagactaaacaatcccagttccctcagcctctccttataagtcatgtgctccagccccctaatcactttcgttgccctccgctggactctttccaatttttccacatccttcttgtagtgttgggcccaaaactggacacactactccagatgtcaaatagaggggaatgatcacgtccctcgatttgctggcagtgcccctacttatacagcccagggCTCAAGAgcaaccctacagtaacaaaccAGTGTGTGCAGCCGAGCTCTGACATACAATCCCCCAATAACAACCCACTGGGATCAgccccagcaaccctacaataacgcATGCAGTCCCTGGGAAGGGACCCCAGCAAGGGAGAAGGCCCCTGCATTAGGTTTCCTGGCAGGTCAGGTAGATGAACGCTCACAAGTGCCTTAAGCTTTAGTTAcaataatgggggtggggggagaggtttgCAGACAGTTGTACTTTAGTTTAGTTGTGCTAAAACCACTCGACCTGGTTTTAAGACCGGTCCCCAGATCTGTTTAAAGCTCTTGCTGCCCTGCGCCGCAGCCTTTCGCACCAGCCCCAGCACTGCTGTGGGCAGGTCAGTAAAGGCAGATTGTTTGTAAAATGTCCGTGTTTGTGGGTCGATATGGCTGCTGGGGAGGGACAAATGGGGATGGACAGAGAGACGGATAAACCGATAGAGTCTCCACCATCTTCCCTACCTCTTTGTCTGCTGGCCTCACATGGCTGGCTTGATTTCCCCACCTCCTAGAGCTCTCTGCACACAGCAGCAATCTGTGCGCAGGGGTGCCCGATCCCTTCCCATTGTTCCCCCAACTCCCCACCACTCCAGAGTCAAGTTGGATCTCCAGGTTAAGAGTCAAATTGGATCTCCAGGTTAAGCTGAGACACACACCACATCCTTTATGCCTGTAACTGTAatggttcaaaagagaactagataagcttatggaggataggtccatcaatggctattagccaggatgggcagggatggtgtccctagcccctgtttgccagaagctgggaatgggcgacaggggatggatcacttgattccctgttctgttcattccctgtggggaacctggcattggccactgtcggcagacaggatactgggctagatggacttttggtctgacccagtctggccgctctAATGTTCTTAGAGTGTGACCCAGACGCTCGCAGCGAAGGTGTGCTCGGAGCACAGGTCGGCACGCTCCTTTGCCATCATGCCTATAACAAACTCGACAGCAGTTACGTTGTGGGTGTGCTGAGCCCATGGCTGAGTGGAAATAGCCATTTGTGGTTTCCTGGTGCTCCTGGTCCGTCTCCCACTGTTTGTCTCATCTCGTATGTAGATTAACTCTTTGGAGcagaacaatttgtgtagtgggggtgctgagagccagtgTACCAAACtaaaccctgcacccccagcacctatgAGCAAGGCCCCTCTGTTGGCTCTGGGTCTGTACAGCGCCCAGAACAATGGGGTCTTGCTCCATGAGggaggctcctaggtgctaccaaaaTATACGTAGCATGATGGGTCCTTTTCCAGGACTGGGGTCCCtgggcattactgtaatacactTCATAAATAACCTactgtgcccagcacaatgggtaGTGTTTGGGATGTGGGCACCTGTCTGCTAagaactgggctgagacctgcCAACTCCAGAGCCACCAGAGACCTGCCAGCCATTCCCACCCTGGgctcagtggcgtagccaggttctaacatcaaggggagtgaacacacacaaaaaggcgcCACCTCACATCAAATTACCAAttacatccactccctcccacttcctgcccccctcagaactccaacaccaccccgct carries:
- the VAMP5 gene encoding vesicle-associated membrane protein 5, whose protein sequence is MVEEKLEQCQKETEEVTQIMLVNYSKVLDREAKLSTLDDRADELRNMSSTFSRTTKTVAQKKRWENRKYKIFLAVVVVVVVLIILAVVLWLSLRGAGNQAAENRASGNQATKSQVTITQAD